A genome region from Segatella copri includes the following:
- a CDS encoding type II toxin-antitoxin system HicA family toxin: MNKKDKLLKRFYSLPKDFTFDEIVSVFSCYGFHQENKGSTSGSRVIFVNGKDGNSYIMHKPHPSNIIKGYVMKQVFTFLKANGYINK; the protein is encoded by the coding sequence ATGAACAAGAAAGATAAACTTTTGAAACGCTTCTATAGCCTGCCGAAAGATTTCACTTTCGACGAAATAGTTAGTGTATTTTCCTGCTATGGGTTCCATCAGGAAAACAAAGGATCAACTTCTGGTTCAAGAGTCATATTTGTCAATGGCAAAGATGGCAATAGCTACATCATGCATAAGCCTCATCCTTCAAATATTATCAAAGGATATGTTATGAAACAAGTATTCACATTTCTAAAAGCTAATGGATATATTAACAAATAG
- a CDS encoding S9 family peptidase codes for MIKAMILAAAALTMGTAADAQTMIQKNDIKVENHLMTPEALWAMGRIGGAEASPNGKQVVYQVGYYSVKENKGHQMLFIMDANGKNQKALTTDAKSETDAAWIQGGQKIAFIRDGQLWSMNPDGTGRKQLTNDKLGIQGFRFSPDGKKVILIKELPYHGTIKENPSDLPLATGRLVTDMNYRHWDHYVESLLHPFVADVAEDGTINAGEDILKDEPFECPMAPFGGIEQLAWSPDSKTIAYTCRKKEGVQYAISTDSDIYLYNIGTRETKNLCKKAGYVEPKIDATKSMKNQAVNAPENLKNNPGYDVNPQFSADGKYIAWQSMARDGYESDRNRLCVYELATGKKNYVSEKFDSSVEGFVWNKDNKSLSFIGVWHGTLNLYQANFKGEVKQITNEWADYGSISLANNGNKLLATKASMSHPTDIYIVTPGKDAKSTKVEQITRENDHILNQLNMGKCEQRWVKTTDGKQMLVWIMLPSNFDANKKYPTLLFCEGGPQSPVSQFWSYRWNIQIMAANGYVVVLPNRRGLPGFGSAWNEEISGDWTGQCMNDYLSAIDDAANNLPYVDKDRLGCVGASFGGFSVYYLAGHHNKRFKAFLAHDGAFNLESMYTDTEEAWFSNWEYEDAYWNKDQSANAKKTYENSPHKFVDKWDTPILCIHGEKDYRINANQGMGAFNAARMRGIPAELLIYPDENHWVLKPQNGVLWQRTFFGWLDKWLKK; via the coding sequence ATGATTAAAGCTATGATTTTAGCTGCTGCGGCTCTCACGATGGGCACAGCTGCTGATGCACAGACTATGATTCAGAAAAATGACATCAAGGTAGAAAACCACCTGATGACTCCTGAGGCTCTCTGGGCAATGGGACGTATCGGTGGCGCCGAAGCTTCGCCTAACGGCAAGCAGGTGGTGTACCAGGTGGGTTACTACAGTGTAAAGGAGAACAAGGGTCATCAGATGCTCTTCATCATGGATGCCAACGGCAAGAACCAGAAGGCACTGACCACGGATGCAAAGAGCGAAACAGATGCTGCCTGGATTCAGGGCGGACAGAAGATTGCCTTCATCCGCGACGGACAGCTCTGGAGCATGAACCCTGACGGTACAGGCAGAAAGCAGCTCACCAACGACAAGTTGGGCATCCAGGGATTCCGCTTCTCTCCAGATGGCAAGAAGGTAATCCTCATCAAGGAGTTGCCTTATCACGGAACCATCAAGGAGAATCCTTCTGATCTTCCATTGGCTACCGGCCGTCTCGTAACTGATATGAACTATCGCCACTGGGATCACTACGTAGAGAGCCTTCTCCATCCTTTCGTGGCTGATGTGGCTGAAGACGGTACCATCAATGCCGGCGAAGACATCCTGAAGGATGAACCATTCGAGTGCCCTATGGCTCCATTCGGTGGCATCGAGCAGCTGGCATGGAGTCCGGATTCCAAGACAATCGCCTACACCTGTCGCAAGAAGGAAGGCGTTCAGTATGCCATCTCTACCGACTCTGATATCTACCTATATAATATAGGTACGCGCGAGACAAAGAACCTCTGCAAGAAGGCTGGCTATGTAGAGCCTAAGATTGATGCTACCAAGAGCATGAAGAACCAGGCTGTCAACGCTCCTGAGAATCTGAAGAACAATCCGGGTTACGACGTGAACCCTCAGTTCTCTGCTGACGGAAAGTACATCGCTTGGCAGAGCATGGCCCGCGATGGCTACGAGAGCGACCGCAACCGCCTCTGTGTTTATGAACTCGCTACCGGCAAGAAGAACTATGTATCAGAGAAGTTCGACTCTAGCGTAGAGGGCTTCGTATGGAACAAGGACAACAAGAGCCTCAGCTTCATCGGTGTATGGCACGGAACCCTGAACCTCTATCAGGCAAACTTCAAGGGCGAAGTAAAGCAGATTACCAACGAGTGGGCTGACTACGGAAGCATCTCGCTTGCCAACAACGGCAACAAGCTTCTTGCTACCAAGGCTAGCATGAGTCATCCTACAGATATCTACATCGTAACTCCAGGCAAGGATGCCAAGAGTACCAAGGTAGAGCAGATTACCCGCGAGAACGACCATATTCTGAACCAGTTGAATATGGGTAAGTGTGAGCAGCGTTGGGTAAAGACTACCGACGGCAAGCAGATGCTGGTATGGATCATGTTGCCATCTAATTTCGATGCCAACAAGAAGTATCCTACCCTTCTCTTCTGCGAGGGTGGTCCTCAGAGTCCGGTAAGCCAGTTCTGGAGCTACCGCTGGAACATCCAGATCATGGCAGCCAACGGCTATGTTGTCGTATTGCCAAACCGCCGCGGTCTCCCTGGCTTCGGAAGCGCATGGAACGAAGAGATTTCTGGCGACTGGACAGGCCAGTGCATGAACGATTATCTTTCAGCTATTGATGATGCTGCCAACAATCTTCCTTACGTAGACAAGGATCGTCTGGGTTGTGTAGGTGCCAGCTTCGGTGGTTTCTCAGTATACTATCTCGCCGGTCATCACAACAAGCGTTTCAAGGCATTCCTCGCTCACGATGGTGCTTTCAACCTGGAGAGCATGTACACCGATACAGAGGAGGCTTGGTTCTCTAACTGGGAATACGAGGATGCTTACTGGAACAAGGACCAGAGTGCCAACGCCAAGAAGACTTACGAGAACAGTCCTCATAAGTTTGTAGACAAGTGGGATACTCCAATCCTCTGCATCCACGGCGAAAAGGATTACCGTATCAATGCCAACCAGGGCATGGGCGCCTTCAATGCAGCCCGCATGCGTGGCATCCCAGCCGAGCTCCTCATCTATCCTGATGAGAACCACTGGGTATTGAAGCCACAGAACGGCGTGCTCTGGCAGCGCACCTTCTTCGGCTGGTTAGACAAGTGGTTGAAGAAATAA
- the yidC gene encoding membrane protein insertase YidC: MNKNNIIGFLLIAVVLIGFSWYNQPSAEEQRAAFVQDSIAKAKHAEMEKASKAAAAKRQTNAKAKVEADSTALFYSALKGQAKKIVLKNEKVELTLNTKGATVEKAVIKGYVGHNLQVKDGSADAKDVTLFDGNDQSLKFMLEAKEANIITSDLYFTPSNVTDKSVTLTAVAGEGKTLTLTYTLGNDYMLHMSLQANGMAGLFSPNYNKMDVDWSDKARQQERGFMFENRYTTLTYHNAEGGTDHLNEGSEKIDEKIEETIDWVSFKNQFFSAIIVAKDNFEKDAFMTSIPQEKGSGYLKQFQAKMKTAFDPTGKKASEFEFYFGPNDFQILKNTEKESTFGKDLEFQKLVYLGWPIIRWINRFFTLYVFDWLSNVFPMGIVLILITLLLKLITYPMVKKSYMSSAKMRVLKPKLEAATAQYNKPEDQMQKQQAMMAEYAKYGVSPLSGCIPMLIQMPVWVAMFNFVPNAIQLRGEKFLWMNDLSTFDPIFEWNTNIWLIGDHLSLTCILFCVANLLYSWMTMRQQRDQMVGQQAEQMKMMQWMMYLMPLMFFFMFNDYSAGLNFYYFISLFFSAAIMWTLRKTTDDEKLLAILEKRYQENKNNPKKASGLMARMQALQEMQRKQQEEMMRKQAELNEKKNNLGK, encoded by the coding sequence ATGAACAAGAACAACATTATCGGTTTCCTCCTGATTGCCGTAGTGCTGATTGGCTTTAGCTGGTATAACCAGCCATCTGCCGAAGAACAGAGAGCGGCATTCGTTCAGGACTCCATCGCCAAGGCTAAACATGCCGAGATGGAAAAGGCCAGCAAGGCTGCCGCTGCTAAGCGCCAGACTAATGCCAAAGCAAAGGTTGAGGCAGACTCAACCGCCCTCTTCTATTCGGCACTCAAAGGCCAGGCTAAGAAGATTGTATTGAAAAACGAGAAGGTAGAATTAACACTCAACACCAAGGGTGCTACTGTAGAGAAGGCTGTCATCAAGGGCTATGTGGGACACAACCTGCAGGTGAAAGACGGTTCGGCTGATGCCAAGGACGTAACCCTCTTCGACGGTAACGACCAGAGCCTCAAGTTCATGCTCGAGGCTAAGGAGGCCAACATCATCACCAGCGATCTCTACTTCACTCCATCCAACGTGACCGACAAGTCTGTAACCCTGACCGCTGTGGCTGGTGAAGGCAAGACGCTCACCCTGACTTATACATTGGGCAATGACTACATGCTGCACATGAGCCTGCAGGCAAATGGCATGGCGGGTCTGTTCTCACCTAATTATAATAAGATGGATGTTGACTGGAGCGACAAGGCACGCCAGCAGGAACGTGGTTTCATGTTCGAAAACCGTTACACTACCCTCACCTACCATAATGCAGAAGGCGGTACCGACCACCTCAACGAAGGTAGCGAGAAGATTGACGAGAAAATAGAAGAAACCATCGACTGGGTATCTTTCAAGAACCAGTTCTTCTCTGCCATCATCGTAGCAAAGGATAACTTCGAGAAGGATGCTTTCATGACCTCTATCCCTCAGGAGAAGGGTTCGGGCTATCTGAAGCAGTTCCAGGCTAAGATGAAGACAGCTTTCGACCCAACCGGTAAGAAGGCATCTGAGTTTGAGTTCTACTTCGGTCCTAACGACTTCCAGATTCTGAAGAATACCGAGAAGGAAAGTACCTTCGGCAAAGACTTGGAATTCCAGAAGCTCGTATACCTGGGATGGCCTATCATCCGCTGGATCAACCGTTTCTTCACACTCTACGTATTCGACTGGTTGAGCAACGTGTTCCCAATGGGTATCGTATTGATTCTCATCACCTTGCTCCTCAAGCTCATCACCTACCCTATGGTGAAGAAGAGCTACATGAGTTCAGCCAAGATGCGCGTGCTGAAACCAAAACTCGAAGCTGCTACAGCTCAGTATAACAAGCCTGAGGACCAGATGCAGAAGCAGCAGGCGATGATGGCGGAATATGCCAAGTATGGTGTAAGTCCATTATCTGGCTGTATCCCTATGCTGATTCAGATGCCGGTTTGGGTTGCGATGTTCAACTTCGTTCCTAATGCCATCCAGCTTCGTGGTGAGAAGTTCCTGTGGATGAACGACTTGAGCACCTTCGACCCAATCTTCGAATGGAATACCAACATCTGGCTGATTGGCGACCACTTGAGTTTGACCTGTATCCTGTTCTGTGTAGCCAACCTGTTGTACTCATGGATGACCATGCGTCAGCAGCGCGACCAGATGGTAGGTCAGCAGGCAGAGCAGATGAAGATGATGCAGTGGATGATGTATCTCATGCCATTGATGTTCTTCTTCATGTTCAATGACTACTCAGCCGGTCTGAACTTCTACTACTTCATCTCATTGTTCTTCAGTGCCGCAATCATGTGGACCCTGCGCAAGACAACCGACGACGAGAAGCTCCTCGCCATCCTTGAGAAGCGCTATCAGGAAAACAAGAACAACCCTAAGAAGGCAAGCGGCCTGATGGCAAGAATGCAGGCTCTCCAGGAGATGCAGCGCAAGCAGCAGGAAGAGATGATGCGCAAGCAGGCAGAACTGAACGAGAAAAAGAACAATCTCGGAAAATAA
- a CDS encoding O-acetylhomoserine aminocarboxypropyltransferase/cysteine synthase family protein, whose product MKKKLRTASICVQGGYEPKNGEPIEVPIYQSTTFKYDNSEEMAMLFDLKKEGYFYTRLQNPTNDVVAKKIAELEGGVGAVLTSSGQAANFYAVFNICEAGDHIVTSNEIYGGTFNLFGVTLKKLGIECTFVNPNDSEEEIQKAFRPNTKVVFGETISNPGCAVLDIEKFARIAHKNGVPLIVDNTFATPINCRPFEWGADIVTHSTTKYMDGTASQVGGVVVDSGNFDWMAHADKFPGLCTPDDSYHGLTYVKAFGKMGYTTKLVAQLMRDLGSIPAPMNSFILNLGLQSLHLRMRQHCANAQKVAEFLQNDERVAWVHYSGLEGDEYHALAQKYMPNGTCGVIAFGLKGDRETAIKFMDSLDMINIVTHVADARTCVLHPASHTHRQLSEEQLKEAGVAPDLIRLSVGIEDVEDILDDIKQALDQI is encoded by the coding sequence ATGAAAAAAAAATTACGTACCGCCTCTATCTGCGTGCAGGGAGGCTATGAGCCAAAGAACGGCGAACCTATTGAAGTGCCAATTTATCAAAGCACTACTTTCAAGTATGACAACTCTGAGGAGATGGCTATGCTCTTCGACCTGAAGAAGGAAGGCTACTTCTATACCCGTCTCCAGAACCCTACCAACGACGTTGTGGCTAAGAAGATTGCCGAACTCGAAGGTGGCGTGGGAGCCGTATTAACCAGCAGCGGTCAGGCTGCCAACTTCTATGCTGTGTTCAACATCTGCGAAGCGGGCGACCATATCGTTACATCTAATGAGATTTATGGTGGTACCTTCAATCTCTTCGGTGTAACCCTGAAGAAGCTCGGCATTGAGTGTACTTTCGTGAATCCGAACGATAGCGAAGAAGAAATCCAGAAGGCTTTCCGCCCTAACACCAAGGTTGTTTTCGGCGAAACCATCAGCAACCCGGGCTGCGCTGTACTCGACATCGAGAAGTTTGCACGTATTGCTCACAAGAATGGGGTGCCTCTCATCGTTGACAACACTTTCGCTACGCCTATCAACTGCCGCCCATTCGAATGGGGTGCCGACATCGTTACCCACAGTACTACCAAATATATGGATGGTACCGCTTCACAGGTAGGTGGTGTGGTAGTAGATAGCGGCAACTTCGACTGGATGGCTCATGCTGATAAGTTCCCAGGTCTCTGCACACCGGATGACAGCTACCATGGTCTGACCTATGTGAAGGCTTTCGGCAAGATGGGCTACACCACCAAACTCGTAGCTCAGCTGATGCGCGATCTCGGCAGCATCCCTGCCCCAATGAATTCATTCATCCTCAACCTCGGTCTTCAGAGTCTCCACCTCCGTATGCGCCAGCATTGTGCAAATGCACAGAAGGTGGCAGAGTTCCTGCAGAACGATGAGCGTGTGGCTTGGGTTCATTATAGCGGTCTGGAGGGCGATGAGTATCATGCGCTTGCCCAGAAGTATATGCCAAACGGCACCTGCGGTGTTATCGCCTTCGGATTGAAGGGAGATCGCGAGACAGCCATCAAGTTTATGGATTCTCTCGACATGATCAACATCGTAACCCATGTAGCCGATGCCCGCACCTGTGTGCTCCATCCAGCCAGTCACACCCATCGCCAGCTCAGCGAAGAGCAGCTGAAGGAAGCAGGTGTTGCGCCAGATCTGATTCGCCTCTCCGTAGGTATCGAAGATGTAGAAGACATCCTCGATGATATCAAGCAGGCTTTGGATCAGATTTAA
- a CDS encoding type II toxin-antitoxin system HicB family antitoxin gives MGLLKYKGYTGSVDYSEEDNCLYGKVLGMSKDMITYEGQDVNELRKDFEGAIDDYLALCKANGKAPRVPYSGNLNIRITPEIHSRIAMMAMQAGTTINGFIRDTLANVTGVTPATNA, from the coding sequence ATGGGATTATTAAAATACAAAGGTTATACGGGTAGCGTAGATTATAGCGAGGAGGACAATTGCCTATATGGTAAGGTTCTCGGAATGAGCAAGGATATGATTACCTACGAAGGTCAAGACGTTAATGAATTACGCAAGGATTTTGAAGGCGCAATAGATGACTATCTTGCCTTATGTAAAGCCAATGGTAAGGCACCTCGTGTACCTTATAGTGGCAACTTAAATATCCGCATAACTCCTGAAATCCATAGTCGTATTGCGATGATGGCAATGCAAGCAGGAACAACCATCAATGGTTTTATCCGTGACACGCTAGCTAATGTGACAGGAGTTACTCCAGCCACAAACGCATAA
- a CDS encoding DUF1846 domain-containing protein — MKIGFDNEKYLKIQSEHIKERISQFDGKLYLELGGKLFDDHHASRVLPGFQPDSKLRMFQKISDSIEIVIVISAADIEKNKKRADLGITYDEDVLRLRGEFQNRGFMVGSVVITHYNGQPAAIAFKQRLEREGIKTYCHYLIEGYPHNVSLIASDEGFGQNDYVETERPLVIVTAPGPGSGKMAVCLSQLYNENKRGVRAGYAKFETFPVWNLPLKHPVNIAYEAATADLNDVNMIDPFHLEAYNKIAINYNRDVEIYPVLNALFEGIYGSNPYKSPTDMGVNMVGFCISDDEACCEASKNEIVRRYYAATNKMAAGACNDDEINKIQMLFNQAKITTDYRKVTVAAKNHKKETGHTSSAIELEDGTIICGHSSELLGCSAALLLNVTKQLAGIDHELKLIPQSMIEPIQHTKVNYLGGHNPRLHTDEVLVALSVLSENDENCRKALEQLPKLRGCQAHCTVMLSDVDQKIFKKLGVNITCEPVLKK; from the coding sequence ATGAAGATAGGTTTCGATAACGAGAAGTATCTGAAGATTCAGTCAGAACACATCAAGGAGAGAATCTCACAGTTTGACGGAAAGCTTTACCTCGAATTGGGCGGTAAACTTTTTGACGATCACCATGCCAGCAGAGTTTTGCCGGGGTTCCAGCCTGACAGCAAACTGCGTATGTTCCAGAAAATCAGCGATAGCATCGAGATTGTTATTGTGATTAGTGCAGCCGATATAGAGAAGAACAAGAAGCGTGCCGACTTGGGCATTACATACGATGAGGACGTGTTGCGCCTTCGTGGTGAGTTCCAAAACCGTGGTTTCATGGTGGGGTCTGTTGTCATCACTCATTATAATGGCCAGCCTGCCGCCATCGCCTTCAAACAGCGTCTGGAGCGCGAAGGCATCAAGACTTACTGCCATTATCTCATCGAGGGCTATCCTCATAACGTGAGTCTGATTGCCTCTGACGAGGGCTTCGGTCAGAACGATTATGTTGAAACAGAGCGTCCGCTGGTTATTGTTACTGCGCCGGGGCCTGGCAGCGGTAAGATGGCGGTTTGCCTGAGTCAGCTTTATAATGAGAACAAGCGTGGTGTGCGTGCCGGTTATGCCAAGTTTGAGACATTCCCTGTGTGGAATCTCCCATTGAAGCATCCTGTGAACATCGCATACGAGGCTGCTACTGCCGATCTGAACGATGTGAATATGATTGACCCGTTCCATCTGGAGGCTTATAACAAGATAGCCATCAACTATAACCGTGATGTAGAGATTTATCCTGTGCTCAATGCGCTGTTCGAGGGTATCTATGGTAGCAATCCATACAAGTCGCCTACAGATATGGGTGTGAACATGGTAGGTTTCTGTATCTCTGATGATGAGGCTTGCTGCGAGGCATCCAAGAATGAGATTGTCCGCCGTTACTATGCGGCTACCAACAAGATGGCGGCTGGTGCTTGCAATGATGATGAGATCAATAAGATTCAGATGCTCTTCAATCAGGCTAAGATTACTACTGATTACCGCAAGGTGACGGTAGCTGCCAAGAATCATAAGAAGGAGACGGGTCATACCTCTTCTGCCATTGAGTTGGAGGATGGTACCATTATCTGCGGTCATAGCAGCGAGTTGCTGGGCTGTAGTGCCGCCTTGCTCCTGAATGTTACCAAGCAGTTGGCAGGCATCGACCATGAATTGAAGCTGATTCCTCAGTCGATGATTGAGCCTATCCAGCATACTAAGGTGAATTATCTCGGTGGTCACAATCCTCGTCTTCATACGGATGAGGTTTTGGTAGCTCTTTCTGTTCTTTCAGAGAATGATGAGAACTGCAGGAAGGCATTGGAGCAGTTGCCTAAGCTTCGTGGCTGTCAGGCTCATTGCACCGTGATGCTGAGTGATGTAGACCAGAAAATCTTCAAGAAACTCGGTGTGAATATCACCTGCGAGCCGGTATTGAAGAAGTAA
- a CDS encoding CTP synthase: MAETKYIFVTGGVVSSLGKGIISSSIGKLLQARGYNITIQKFDPYINIDPGTLNPYEHGECYVTVDGMETDLDLGHYERFTGIQTTKANSLTTGRIYKAVIDKERRGDYLGKTIQVVPHITDEIKRNVKLLGKKYHYDFVITEIGGTIGDIESAPYMEAIRQLKWELGKNAINVHLTYVPYLKAAGELKTKPTQHSVKELQSVGIQPDILILRTEKHLEEGIMKKVASFCNVDLDCVIQSEDLPSIYEVPVNMQNQGLDTAILRKMGEPIGETPALGPWRTFLDRRNKATEVVNIGLVGKYDLQDAYKSIRESLSHAGTYNDHKVKITFINSEYLTEENVAEQLKGQDGIVICPGFGQRGIEGKIIAAHYTRTHDIPTFGICLGMQMMVIEFARNVLGYKDANSREMDEKTPHNVIDIMEEQKNISNMGGTMRLGAYECVLKQGSRVFNIYKKEHIQERHRHRYEFNNEFQQEFEKNGMMCVGRNPESDLVEIVEIPGLKWYVGTQYHPEYQSTVLKPHPLFMDFVKTAIENKK; the protein is encoded by the coding sequence GTGGCTGAAACAAAGTACATCTTCGTAACTGGTGGTGTGGTTTCTTCTTTGGGTAAAGGAATCATATCTTCATCCATCGGTAAACTTCTTCAAGCAAGAGGTTACAACATTACTATCCAAAAGTTTGACCCATACATCAACATCGACCCGGGTACGCTGAACCCGTATGAGCATGGTGAGTGCTACGTAACGGTAGATGGTATGGAGACCGACCTGGACCTCGGACACTACGAGCGATTCACCGGCATTCAAACTACGAAAGCGAATTCTCTCACCACTGGTCGTATCTACAAGGCAGTCATTGACAAGGAGCGTCGTGGCGATTATCTCGGCAAAACCATCCAGGTGGTGCCTCACATCACCGACGAGATTAAGCGCAACGTGAAGCTGCTCGGCAAGAAGTATCACTACGACTTCGTGATTACCGAGATAGGCGGAACCATCGGCGACATAGAGAGCGCCCCTTACATGGAGGCTATCCGACAGCTGAAATGGGAGCTGGGCAAGAACGCCATCAACGTTCACCTTACCTATGTGCCTTATCTGAAGGCAGCAGGCGAGTTGAAGACAAAGCCTACACAGCACTCTGTGAAGGAACTGCAGAGCGTAGGTATTCAGCCAGATATCCTGATTCTCCGCACCGAGAAACATCTCGAAGAGGGAATCATGAAGAAGGTAGCCAGCTTCTGTAACGTAGACCTGGACTGTGTGATTCAGAGCGAAGACCTTCCTAGCATCTACGAGGTGCCTGTAAACATGCAGAACCAGGGCCTCGACACCGCCATCCTCCGCAAGATGGGCGAGCCTATCGGCGAAACACCTGCGCTGGGTCCTTGGAGAACATTCCTCGACCGCAGAAACAAGGCTACAGAGGTGGTAAACATCGGTCTCGTAGGCAAGTACGACCTGCAGGATGCATACAAGAGTATCCGCGAGAGTCTCTCGCATGCCGGCACCTACAATGACCACAAGGTGAAGATTACCTTCATCAACTCAGAATATCTCACAGAAGAGAACGTGGCAGAACAGCTGAAGGGACAGGACGGTATCGTCATCTGCCCAGGCTTCGGCCAGCGAGGCATCGAGGGCAAGATTATCGCCGCCCACTATACCCGCACCCACGACATCCCTACCTTCGGCATCTGCCTGGGTATGCAGATGATGGTCATCGAGTTTGCCCGCAACGTATTGGGCTACAAGGATGCCAACTCACGCGAGATGGACGAGAAGACTCCACACAATGTCATCGACATCATGGAGGAGCAGAAGAACATATCAAACATGGGTGGAACCATGCGTCTCGGCGCTTACGAGTGTGTGCTGAAACAGGGTTCACGCGTGTTCAATATCTACAAGAAGGAGCATATTCAGGAACGCCATCGCCACCGCTATGAGTTCAACAACGAGTTCCAGCAGGAATTTGAGAAGAACGGCATGATGTGCGTAGGCAGAAACCCTGAGAGCGACCTGGTAGAAATCGTAGAAATCCCAGGCTTGAAGTGGTACGTAGGTACACAGTATCATCCGGAATACCAGAGTACGGTACTGAAACCACATCCACTTTTCATGGATTTCGTAAAGACAGCAATAGAAAACAAAAAGTAA
- a CDS encoding DUF3078 domain-containing protein, with protein MKIKFGLLVLAFLSALTPVSAQRKLKKVAPGEASKNRLAEIYADSLLMCRQRIDSMKMDSGDSRYAQLFTPLTFYHGPAARMLRLKPQDGVKDSLGTMLDQTLMEVYLKRPDLVRNTESHLKEVGAPLAAQSKPKKNHPDIVEQVAPKAIEVDAAPMDIVITRPNFWTIGGDYYLQFLQNYVSDNWYKGGESNYSVLGRVTMFANYNNKQKVKWDNKLEMRLGYQTSKGDTVHTLKTSDDMIRYTGKLGLQASKKWYYTIQLVGQTQFTHGYKSNDKKVYSDFFSPFNLNLSVGMDYNVDWFHHRLKGSAHLAPLAFNWKYVGRADLATRYGLDEGKHGMTDYGSECTFDLSWQIADNIKWKTRLWGYTTYKRAEIEWENTISFQFNRYISTNIFLYPRFDDGVKRKDDQSYWQFKEFMSVGFSYSF; from the coding sequence ATGAAAATAAAATTTGGATTACTCGTTCTTGCGTTCCTTTCGGCTCTGACGCCTGTTTCTGCCCAGCGCAAATTGAAGAAGGTGGCGCCCGGAGAGGCATCGAAGAACAGGTTGGCTGAAATCTATGCTGACTCGCTCTTGATGTGCCGTCAGCGCATCGATTCCATGAAGATGGATTCCGGGGATAGCAGATATGCCCAGCTCTTTACGCCGCTCACCTTCTATCATGGGCCGGCAGCCCGCATGTTGCGACTCAAGCCTCAGGATGGGGTGAAGGATTCGCTCGGAACGATGCTCGACCAGACGCTGATGGAGGTATATCTCAAGCGTCCCGACCTGGTGCGCAATACTGAGTCTCATCTCAAGGAGGTGGGAGCACCGCTGGCTGCGCAGAGCAAACCGAAGAAGAATCATCCTGATATCGTAGAGCAGGTGGCTCCGAAGGCGATTGAGGTGGATGCGGCGCCGATGGATATCGTCATCACCCGTCCTAACTTCTGGACCATAGGTGGCGATTATTATCTACAGTTCCTGCAAAACTATGTTTCTGACAACTGGTATAAGGGTGGTGAGAGCAATTATTCGGTGCTCGGAAGAGTGACGATGTTTGCCAACTACAATAACAAGCAGAAGGTGAAATGGGATAATAAACTGGAGATGCGTCTGGGTTATCAGACTTCGAAGGGTGATACGGTTCATACGCTGAAGACGAGCGATGATATGATACGATACACCGGAAAACTCGGTCTGCAGGCTTCCAAAAAGTGGTATTATACCATCCAGCTGGTTGGCCAGACTCAGTTTACGCATGGTTACAAGAGTAATGACAAGAAGGTTTATTCCGATTTCTTCTCGCCATTCAATCTGAACCTCTCTGTCGGTATGGATTATAATGTAGACTGGTTCCATCATCGCCTGAAGGGTAGTGCTCATCTGGCTCCTCTGGCTTTCAACTGGAAGTATGTGGGCAGAGCGGATCTGGCTACGCGATATGGACTGGATGAGGGTAAGCATGGCATGACCGATTACGGTTCTGAGTGTACCTTCGACCTGTCGTGGCAGATAGCGGATAATATCAAGTGGAAGACCCGTCTCTGGGGATACACCACTTACAAGCGTGCTGAAATAGAGTGGGAAAACACCATTTCTTTCCAGTTTAACCGCTATATTTCTACCAACATCTTCCTCTATCCTCGTTTCGACGATGGTGTGAAGCGCAAGGACGACCAGAGCTACTGGCAGTTTAAGGAATTCATGTCAGTAGGTTTCTCTTATTCATTCTAG